The Primulina eburnea isolate SZY01 unplaced genomic scaffold, ASM2296580v1 ctg739_ERROPOS11973397, whole genome shotgun sequence sequence GGACCAAACATCTGATTGAGGTACATATGTTTGATTGGTTATCGACTCGGGAGCCGCATAGAGAACGGTACCCCTGAAACCCCCATCAGACTCATCAGCGCCGCCACGCATGCTAAGAGCACTTCCAAGATCTCCAAGCTTTGCAGTATCTTTAACAGAAGTATTCACATTCTTTTTCTCGTCACCTTCCTTAACGATCAGGATATTGTGGGGCTTGATATCGCAGTGCACGTACCCCAGTGCGTGCATATGAGAAAGAGCCATGAGAACCGATCTCGTGTGATGCTTCACAACAGGCTCCGGCATGCCTTTGCCAGCGCTGGACTTGATGATGTCGGCCAAACAACCTCCGGAAGCGTACTCGAGAAAGATATTGTATAATTCCTGACCATCTTCTTCAGTCGTATCGTCCCCGAAACATCGGATGATGAACGGACAATTGTTGAACAGATCGAGAAGCTTCTTTTCTTTGACAAGATCCTTGGACTCCGATGATTTTGAAGATTTGACAGCGACGACGGGTGGAATATTAGTACTGAGGCAGCCATCTTCTTGTTGGGTTATGCCTTTAGAGACGAAGGCAAAACCCCCTCTGCCCAAAGTTTCTCCTCTAATCCAATGCATCTTCGAGTGTTTCTTGAAATCTTAAtttctcataaattcaaaaatttgtACTACAAGTGCATATGAAAAGAATGGAGGCTGCCCGTTTATTTATATACGATAGATAGAATGGCCGAGCGAGTATATTATTTTAGTTCCTGTATAATTTGAACAAAATCGGATTTGCATGAGAATCCTAGATTAGCACTCATCGTAATCAATTTTTAGTTCTGTGAGGAGCTTACGTAGTTTTCGATTTTGTTCTATTGGATTTTCTTGGATT is a genomic window containing:
- the LOC140822231 gene encoding mitogen-activated protein kinase kinase kinase 20-like, whose product is MHWIRGETLGRGGFAFVSKGITQQEDGCLSTNIPPVVAVKSSKSSESKDLVKEKKLLDLFNNCPFIIRCFGDDTTEEDGQELYNIFLEYASGGCLADIIKSSAGKGMPEPVVKHHTRSVLMALSHMHALGYVHCDIKPHNILIVKEGDEKKNVNTSVKDTAKLGDLGSALSMRGGADESDGGFRGTVLYAAPESITNQTYVPQSDVWSLGCTVLFMLTGKSPWKFDNPTTATDVMMTIGCSDQIPEIPKTKKISKEAVDFLKKCFVKDPRSRCTADILLDHPFVKARNSPLAAKCSSRHHHHRLITSRLSHGISSLIPSCFHFDVSAAVYT